A segment of the Chloracidobacterium sp. genome:
CGTACGCGGAATGACGCGCGCCGCCGAGGAGGTGGATGTGGCGCGTGATGTCGTACTGGCGAGCGTGACCGGCGCGCACATTCACATTGCGCATCTAAGTACGGCGGGGTCACTGGAACTGGTGCGACGCGCGCAGGCCGAAGGGTTGCGCGTCACTTGTGAAGTCACGCCCCATCATCTGACGCTAGACGAGTCGGCTGTCCTTACGTTCGGGACGCTCGCCAAGATGAATCCGCCGCTGCGCACGGCGGCCGATGTGGAAGCTCTGCTCGAAGGGGTCGCCGATGGGACGGTGACGTGCATTGCGACGGATCATGCGCCCCACACAGCGCTTGAAAAAGACCAAGTGCTAACGCATGCCCCCTTCGGCGTCGTCGGGTTGGAGTGCGCTGTGAGCCTGATGCTGGATCAGCTTTACTGGCGGCAGGGCATTTCGTTGATGCGCGTCATCGAACTGTTCTCGACCGGCCCAGCGCGGGCGTTCAACCTGCCCGGCGGGACATTGCAAATTGGGCGTCCAGCGGATATGACAATACTGGACATTCACCGTGAAACCGTGGTGGATGTGCGTCGGTGGGCGTCAAAAGCGCGGAACAGCCCGTTTGACGGCTGGCGGCTCAAGGGTGCGCCGGTGATGACGCTGGTCGGCGGCGTCTGTGTGTCGGCCGGCGTTGCGGCAGAGGAAGCGACCTTTTGGCCGCCAAGAGAAACGGTTGCGGCAAGGCCGCGGACGGGTTAACGTGCGCCGATTTTGTCGGCGGCGACGTGTTCCGAAGCACGTTCGTCCCCGTTCAATCCATACAGAGAGAGGATTTGTTCGCTCATGGCGGAGCAATCAATCGAAGAAAAAGTCAAAGCCATTATTGTCGAGGAACTTGGCGTGGACGAGAGCGAAGTGACGATGGAAGCCAAGTTCATTGAAGATTTGGGGGCGGATTCACTTGACACGGTGGAACTCGTCATGCGCTTTGAAGAAGACTTCGGCCTTGAGATTCCCGACGAAGACGCCGAAAAAATCCTGAGCGTCAAGGACGCCGTCAACTACATCCAGTCCAAGCTTGGGTAAGCTTGTTTCCTGTTACGGTATCGGCGGCGGAGGATGCGTCTCATGAAACGGCGTGTCGTCGTGACCGGCATCGGCATCGTCAGCCCGCTTGGGTTGAACGCCGCTGCGACATGGGCGGCGCTTCTGTCTGGGACAAGCGGTGTCGGGGTGATTACGCGCTTTGACGCCTCGGCCTTTACGGTGCGCATTGCCGCTGAGGTGCGCGGTTTCGATCCGGCGGCCTTCATCGAGAAAAAAGAGATCAAAAAAATGGATCCGTTCATCCAATATGCGCTGGCGGCGGCGCAGGAAGCGATGGACGAAAGTGGGCTGCGTATCACGGACGACAACGCGACGCGGGTCGGCGTCCATATTGGGTCGGCGCTGGGCGGCCTCACCATTGTTGAACGTGAGCATGCCAAATTGCACCGCGAAGGGCCACATCGGGTGTCGCCGTTCTTCATTCCGGCGGCGATCATCAACTTGGCGAGCGGGCAGGTCTCGATTCGCTTTGGCGCAAAGGGGCCGAATTCCGCTCCGGCGACTGCCTGCGCTTCCGGGGCGCACGCCATTGGCGAGGCCTTTCGCATGATTCAATGCGGCGACGCCGACGCTATGCTGTGCGGCGGCGCTGAGGCCGCCGTAACCCCGACCGGCATTGGTGGGTTCGCCGCCATGCGGGCGCTTTCAACCCGTAACGATGAACCGACGCAGGCGAGTCGCCCATTCGACAAGCGCCGCGACGGTTTTGTCATAGGCGAGGGGGCGGCGATTCTTGTTCTAGAAGAACGTGAGCAGGCGCTGGCGCGCGGCAAGGCTCCGCTGGCTGAAATTGTCGGGTTTGGACAATCGGCGGATGCCTTTCACCTGACGCATCCAAGTGAGGTTGGGGACGGAGCTGCGCGCGCGATGCAGCAGGCGCTTGCCGATGCAGGGGTCACCCCGGCGGAGGTGGGGTATCTCAACGCCCATGCGACGGGGACGCCTGCTGGAGACGCTGCCGAAGCCGCCGCCATTCGGCAGGTCTTCGGCGAGGCGGTTTCATCTTTGGCGGTGAGCGCCACAAAGTCAATGACCGGCCATCTACTGGGTGCGGCGGGTGCACTAGAAGCCGCGATCACCGTCCTTGCGTTGCGGGACGGACGCATCCCACCTACCCTAAATCTTGACGAGCCGGATGTGGACTTTGACTGTGTGCCGCACGTCGCCCGCGACAAGGCGCTGAACTACGCGATGAGCAACGCCTTTGGCTTTGGTGGAACCAACGTCTCCCTGGTTTTTAGTCGCGCCGAAGCGTGAGATTTTTAAGCGATGGGAGGAGCCTGGCTGTGAAGTGTGTCGAAATTGCCGAAAAGTTCGGCATTGAGCATTTGACTGTGAAGGAACGACCGCACCCAGAGTTAGGGTATGGCGAGGTCTTGGTGCGAGTACGGGCGGCTTCGCTCAACTTCCGTGACCTAATGACGGTGACGGGCGTTTACAACCCAAAGCAACCGCTGCCGTTGATACCACTTTCGGATGGCGTTGGGGAAATCGTTGCCGTTGGCGACGGCGTGACGCGGGTGGCGGTCGGGGACCGCGTCGCTGGCATTTTTGCGCAGGGATGGATTGCTGGTGAACCGTCTATTGAGAAAATACGGGGAACAACGCTAGGCGGGCCGTTAGACGGCATGTTGGCGGAGTATCGAGCGCTGTCGCAGGAGGGCGTGGTCAAAGTTCCTGACTACCTCAATGACGAAGAGGCGGCGACACTGCCTTGCGCGGCACTGACGGCTTGGAGCGCGCTGATAACGCATGGTCAGCTTAAGCCAGGCGACACGGTACTGGTACAGGGAACAGGTGGTGTGTCCATCTTCGCGCTTCAGTTTGCCAAGGCCGCTGGGGCGCGCGTCATCATCACGTCCGGCAGCGACGAAAAGCTGGAACGCGCCAAGGCGCTTGGCGCGGACGAGATTATCAACTACAAACAAGCGCCGGACTGGGACAAAGCCGTTCGCGAAATGACCGGCGGGCGTGGTGTGGATCACGTCGTTGAGGTCGGCGGCATTGGGACGCTTGCCAAGGCGATTCGGTCAGTGCGGTTTGGTGGACAGATCAGTTTGATCGGCGTGCTGTCGGGACGCACCGGTGAAGTGGATATTGCGCCAATTCTGATGCAAAACATTCGTGTTCAGGGGATCATCGTCGGTTCACGGGAAATGTTTGAAGCGATGAACCGCGCGCTAGAGCAGAACCGCATCCGCCCGGTTGTAGACAAAATCTTCCCGCTTGAGGAGACGCAGCAGGCGTTTCAGCTGATGGCTCAGGGTGGACACTTCGGTAAAATCTGCATTCGGCTCGACTGACGACGGCTTACCCGAAGCTGCCGCGTCATACCGACGGCAAGCTGCCCCGTGGCTTGCCGTTTGTCTTGTGGCGGTCGGCGCGGGCGCGGTGCATCAGTGGCAGACGACGCGCATCGGGGTGCTGGGTGATTTCGCCTACATCATGGACACTGCGTGGCGGATTGCGCAGGGCGAGGTGATGTACCGCGACTTCGTGCTGCCGCACTCGCCGCTGACATTCCACGTGCAGGCGACGCTCATCAAGTTGTTCGGGTTTAGCTACCGGCTGACGGTGTGGTACTGCACGGTGGTCAACGTAGCGTATGTCCTGTTGACGTACCGGCTGTTGCGGGTATTGCTGCCGCCGTGGTCGGCAGTGGGGCTGTGTTTGCCTCTGATGTGGCTAGCGCCGCACTGCATTTACCCACATCCGTTTTACGACCCAGACACCTGCCTATTGATTCTCCTGAATTTGAACTTGCTGCACTGGGTGACGAGAGGGCGGGTGAGTGCAGTTACAGCGGTGATGTGTGGGATGACGACAGTGTTGCCGGCGCTGGCGAAGCAGAACGTGGGTTATCCGTATTTGGCGTTAGTGGTCTTTGGAGTGGTGTGGTGGGGATGGCTGCGGCGTTGGTGGGTTGGTGTGGAGGACAGTTCGGGGGTTGATGCGAAAGATGGCGGCGAAGTGGGGGTAAGATGGTTTGGGGTTGGGATACTAGTTGGGCTGGCAGTGGCGGTGTTATGGTTGGGCGCGACATGTGGGTTGGACAATTACTGGTTCTGGGTGTTTGTCTCGGCTAGTCAGCGCTTGGCACGCCCCACCATAAAGGAAACCTATGGTGATTGGGCACCTTGGGTAACTGGGGGATTGCTGACTTTGGGTTGGTGGCTTTGGAAACGGAAGCCAGCGTCGCCGGCATCTCCAAGAAGTATCTTGTTTGGTACAACGCTTTTACTCGGACCGTTTGTCGTTGTCACTGCAACAACGGTTTTCTTTGATGCTTACTTCGTCGAGTTTGACTACCCGTTGTTGTGGTTGTGGGTGCCGGTAATGAGCCTCACTTTTGTTGGCGGTATCTGGCGCTTACTGAACATACTTCACTCGCCTTGCTTGGTATCCGAATTGTTGCCATGGTTTGGGCTTAGCCTGACTTTTTTTTCATTTCTTTCGCAGGGGTATGTTCGGTCATCTTATGGGATATGGGCTCTTTTTGTTCTAATGATTGCGTTTGCTTTGCAATCATTAGGCAGTAGTCGTTGCCGAGCAGCCTTGTGTTGGGGAATGGGGCTTGCCTTGGTAACTGCTGCAGTTCCATACATCCAAAACAATGTTCGTCTCCGTTACACTGACCAGAGTGGAGCGACTCGGCAAACAGCTTCCACAGGCCCACTTCGTGGCTTGACGGCTTTCAGCCCTCAACTTAGCAACTTTGCTGAGTTGCTGAGCTTTGTTGGGGAGCACATTCCTGAAGATGAGCCAGTGGTGTGTATTCCACAGGAAGACCCCTTCTACGTAATGACTGGACGGCGGCCTCCCCTCCCGATGGTGATCTTTGATCGAACCGCTAATCCCTTTCCCCCGGAGCAAATTGTGCAAGAAGCGGAACGTCGTCGGGTAAAGTGGGTTATTATCAAGCAGCACCTTCAGATGGGGTGGTTCTTGAGACGGGAAATCATGGGGATTCCAGAGCGCTTTCTACAGCGCTACAAAGTGATAGCGAGTTTGAGTGGCTATGTAATTCTGTATCAGCCTGCCTTGGAGCAGCCTGCTGCGGAGAAAGTTGGTTCACTCTGAGCCGGTAAACCGTTATGCTGTACCTCCCCAGTGAACTTCCAAGCTTGGTTAGAGCCTTTCGTAAGGAGTTATCCCCATGAAGTTACCCGGTTTGGATCGCCTGCCCGGTTTTGAGCGGGCGATGGAGCAAATGCGGCAAAAACAAGAGGAAATCAAGCGAGCCTTGGAAAGCGCACGCTGTGAAGGTTCCGCCGGCGGCGGGATGGTGCGCATCACAGTCAACGGCCTCAAACAGGTCATCTCGGTCAAACTCGACGCCGAAGCCCTGGCCGACAAGGAAATGCTTGAAGCCCTCATCGCCGCCGCCTTCAATGAAGCTGTTCGTCGCGCCGATGAAGTCACTGAACAGCACATGCAGCAGCAAATGTCGTCCCTGTTGGGCAATCTAAAAATCCCCGGCACGTCCTAGGTCAAGCGACTCGTACAGCGCCCTATGGCGGAGTTTGCCGAACCCATCGCGCGGCTCATTGATGAGTTCAAACGGCTACCGGGCATCGGTCACAAGTCGGCCCAACGGCTGGCGTTTCACATCCTGCGGAGCGCACCCGAAGACGCCGCGCGCCTTGCCGCCGCGATTACCGAAGTCAAGACGCGCATCACGTTTTGTTCGGTCTGCCACAACCTGACCGATATTGATCACGACCCTTGCGCCTACTGCACCAGTCCGGCCCGCGACCGGCGACTTCTGTGCGTCGTCGAAGAACCGCACAACGTCTTCGCTATTGAACGCACCGGCGAATTCAAGGGGCTGTATCACGTTCTGCACGGCGCATTGTCGCCGCTGCGCGGCGTCGGCCCCGACGAGCTGCGCATTCGCTCTCTGTTGGAGCGGCTACGGACGCTGGACATTACGGAAGTCATCTTGGCGACCAATCCAACGACGGAAGGCGAGGCGACGGCGAACTACATCGGGCGCTTGCTCAAACCCATCGGCGTACGCACAACGCGCTTGGCGATGGGGCTGCCGGTCGGCGGCGACTTGGAGTACGCCGACGAAGTAACGCTGCATAAAGCTTTGGCCTACCGACGCGAACTGTAGCCGCCGGCCCAAGCTGAAGCGCGCCTAGCGGCATTTATGGTACTTGCCGAGGAATCGGTAGGGCGTAGCCGCGTCGGCGTGCCCGCGCTTCGCCGCGTTTACGCTCCTTCTTTAAGTCAGCCAAGTAGTCGTCGAAGTCCACCTGCATCGTGTGGCGCTTGGACTTGACGTAGCGCGCAAACATCCGCTCCCGCTCGCGCCTCATATCCGCCTCCATCTCTTCGCGCGGCGGCAGCGCATACTCGCCTTTCAAATAGCTTGCCACCCACTGCCCCTGCGCCTCCGCCAACGGCATAATCGCGCCTAACGGCTGCAGTAATCCGATGAAGAACACATTGGGAATGTCCGGCTTGAATACGCGCCGAAACAGCGGCAGGTCGTTGTCTGGGGCAGCGATGAAGTCTTCGTCAAAGAAGGGGAACGTCACCTTGTAACCTGTGCAGTAAACAATTACGTCCACATCCTCTACGCTACCATCCAAGAAGCGCACCTGTCCGCCAAGGAGTTCCGCAATGTTGGGTTTCGGCGTAATGAGGCCGTGCGTGATGCGGTCAAGAATGCGACTGGAAATTGTCGGATGCGCTTCCCCAAGGCGGTGATCTGGTTTCGGAAGACCGTAGTCTT
Coding sequences within it:
- the fabF gene encoding beta-ketoacyl-ACP synthase II, whose product is MKRRVVVTGIGIVSPLGLNAAATWAALLSGTSGVGVITRFDASAFTVRIAAEVRGFDPAAFIEKKEIKKMDPFIQYALAAAQEAMDESGLRITDDNATRVGVHIGSALGGLTIVEREHAKLHREGPHRVSPFFIPAAIINLASGQVSIRFGAKGPNSAPATACASGAHAIGEAFRMIQCGDADAMLCGGAEAAVTPTGIGGFAAMRALSTRNDEPTQASRPFDKRRDGFVIGEGAAILVLEEREQALARGKAPLAEIVGFGQSADAFHLTHPSEVGDGAARAMQQALADAGVTPAEVGYLNAHATGTPAGDAAEAAAIRQVFGEAVSSLAVSATKSMTGHLLGAAGALEAAITVLALRDGRIPPTLNLDEPDVDFDCVPHVARDKALNYAMSNAFGFGGTNVSLVFSRAEA
- a CDS encoding YbaB/EbfC family nucleoid-associated protein, whose protein sequence is MKLPGLDRLPGFERAMEQMRQKQEEIKRALESARCEGSAGGGMVRITVNGLKQVISVKLDAEALADKEMLEALIAAAFNEAVRRADEVTEQHMQQQMSSLLGNLKIPGTS
- a CDS encoding acyl carrier protein, producing MAEQSIEEKVKAIIVEELGVDESEVTMEAKFIEDLGADSLDTVELVMRFEEDFGLEIPDEDAEKILSVKDAVNYIQSKLG
- the recR gene encoding recombination mediator RecR; protein product: MAEFAEPIARLIDEFKRLPGIGHKSAQRLAFHILRSAPEDAARLAAAITEVKTRITFCSVCHNLTDIDHDPCAYCTSPARDRRLLCVVEEPHNVFAIERTGEFKGLYHVLHGALSPLRGVGPDELRIRSLLERLRTLDITEVILATNPTTEGEATANYIGRLLKPIGVRTTRLAMGLPVGGDLEYADEVTLHKALAYRREL
- a CDS encoding NAD(P)-dependent alcohol dehydrogenase; translation: MKCVEIAEKFGIEHLTVKERPHPELGYGEVLVRVRAASLNFRDLMTVTGVYNPKQPLPLIPLSDGVGEIVAVGDGVTRVAVGDRVAGIFAQGWIAGEPSIEKIRGTTLGGPLDGMLAEYRALSQEGVVKVPDYLNDEEAATLPCAALTAWSALITHGQLKPGDTVLVQGTGGVSIFALQFAKAAGARVIITSGSDEKLERAKALGADEIINYKQAPDWDKAVREMTGGRGVDHVVEVGGIGTLAKAIRSVRFGGQISLIGVLSGRTGEVDIAPILMQNIRVQGIIVGSREMFEAMNRALEQNRIRPVVDKIFPLEETQQAFQLMAQGGHFGKICIRLD
- a CDS encoding dihydroorotase, whose protein sequence is MDVLVVDGRIAALGPNLEAPPDAETVDATGLVVAPGFIDVHVHLREPGFTAKETIATGARAAVAGGFTAVCCMANTLPVNDSPVVTRYILDRAREAAACRVYPIGAVTKGLQGEALADIGGMAAAGIVALSDDGHSIANANLLRRALEYASDFGLPVVDHCENRDLAAGGVVNEGFVSTQLGVRGMTRAAEEVDVARDVVLASVTGAHIHIAHLSTAGSLELVRRAQAEGLRVTCEVTPHHLTLDESAVLTFGTLAKMNPPLRTAADVEALLEGVADGTVTCIATDHAPHTALEKDQVLTHAPFGVVGLECAVSLMLDQLYWRQGISLMRVIELFSTGPARAFNLPGGTLQIGRPADMTILDIHRETVVDVRRWASKARNSPFDGWRLKGAPVMTLVGGVCVSAGVAAEEATFWPPRETVAARPRTG